The DNA segment CGTCAGCTCCTCCTCGTCCCGCCCCGGCCTGCCACCACGTACAGTCCTCAGGTCTATCTCATCATGACAATGATCGACTGCAACAATGGCTTTTTGCACGGATACAAGTCGAATACCTCCGATGACATATCAGCCACGAGCGGCGCAACCGCCGCTGCTCCGCCCAACCTGCTCATGCTCAGCACCTGCGTCTTACGGATGCATGCGGAGAATTAATATCAGCAGGAACGGAGTTCTACGTGCCATCACATTAACATACGCTGCCAAGTAATCAACGTAGCATATACTACTAGTATGACAAAGAGACCATGCATGCAGCAGTGGTCCCATGAATCACACGTCGGACCATGTGAAGCCATTAATGAAGCATCAGCCAATGGGAGTTCTTCGAGACCCACGTGTCGACCAGTCGGCCTCCTGATGCTTCTCACCATGTATTAAACGCAGGACTCGACTGTATCGAATCGTagcaggagaagagagagagagagagagagagagagagagagagagagagaggcattgcCTTCACTTGGAGCTGCAGGAACTTGACGTAGTCGATGATCTCGTCCAGCATCGACGCCTTGTCCGTCTGCAGTTGCAGTCAACACAGTGTTCAATACACAGCAAGCGAAGAAGTCAGTTTGCTTCACATTTATTGTCCACTACCACTTCACAACACCAAAAACAATGCAAATGCTGTTCTATAAAGTTCCACTGGGTCGAAAAGACTATAAAACACTGCAAAAACATGGATATTCCATAGATATTCCATAGATATTCCTCCGATTCTATTACTTATCATGGCGATCCAACCTGAATGGGTTATAATGCAGGTCCTGATGTCTGTATAATCTTCatgatgtgtgtatatatatacaagctGTATCTTCTAATCTTCCGACGTTTCACGTTCAAAGCGCATGAAGTGCTTTGGTAGATCGTAGTTGACATTGCTAGTTCGTTAAATCACTCTTATCATGTTTCATTTATGTGGTCAAAGATAGGAAAGTTGAACGAATTGATTGTAgtaaagaagggaaggagaataatGAAGGGGAAGGTGAGGAAGGAGAGGACCTTATTGGCGTTGGGCACCAACTCCTGGAGCGCTTTCATCCTCTCCGCGATCCTCTCCCTCCGAAGCTGTGTACGGATACGAACAAGAAAACAAACAGAGCATTAAAGATCAAAGTTTAGAACAGATAATCGAAGACGACTCCAAAGTTTGGAACGGAGTATTAAAGACGATTCCATTAGGgaacagaagaaagaaaattcGATGAAAGGTTCGATTTTTTTCTACTTATTTGCAAGTAAATGAATGCCTCACTCTTTCGGCAATGCTATGTGGATCCGTCGCCTGCCCTCGCCTCGCCCTCACCCTGGGCCTGGGAGGTACCGCGCCCCCGCCGGTGGATGGCGAACCCGACGCTGCCGGCGGAGCTCCTCGGTGGTTCTGACACGTTTAGAGACTCGGTTAGTGCCGAAACGTTTGTACGAAAAAGAAAAAGGTATCCGTTTTTGTCCCCTCTGTTTAGGTTTACAGGAGATGGAAATGAGGGTTTTGGAACCTGGGGATGAGGGAAATGCTGGTGGTGGTTCGGCGCCTGAGCCGCTCGCTGCAGCGATTCCCCCAATCCGTTGTAGAGCGCCTCCGCTTCCTTCGATGAATAAAATGGCGAATTTTCAGCAGAAAAGGAGGggtttttctccctctttatcgTAATTAATCGGAATAATAGACAAGAATCAGAACGAGTGAACCGGAAAGCGTACCGTGGAATCAGAGGATTTGAAGGGCGCATCGACTTCCTCTCGAGATCTGTCGAAGAGAAGGCCGGAATCCCGCGACCCGCCGCTCCCGAGGGAGAGCGGCAGCGGAAGGAACCCCCCCGAGTCACCGCCGCCTCCCGCCGGCGGCAGCCCCATCGACTGAAGGAGCAATTGCTGCTGGGGAGACGCGTGATGAGCGTAATGGTGGTGGTTGAGCTGGAGCAGCATCGACTTCCCCGTCGGCGGCGGGCTCCCTCCACCGGCGGCCTGGTGCTGCCGGAGCCTCGACGTGAGAAGCGACGCCTCATCGTACCCTCCGAGCCCCATCTGCCAGGCGGGGGCGAGACCGGACATCATCTGATCGAGGAAGTCGTCGTGGTCGGCGGCTCCGCCGTTGTGGAGCTCCTGAAGCGCAATGTGAGCAGCGACGGCGGAAGCGGGGAGTCCGCCCACCATCGCTTGCATCTCCTTGCTGCTCGGCTGCATCGCCTGCGTCGCCAACCCCAGGCGTGCGCTTAGGGTTTCCTCTCCTCACCTCCCCTCCCCTCTGTGGTATCGTCTCTTTGCGTGAAGTAGCGGAAGGCGGCCACTTCGTCGTGCGTCGCACTTATAAACTCGCGGTCGAGTTAAACCCCAACTAAAACAACACTTAGAAGCCCCATAATAAACAGTTGGGATTAGGTGTTCTTAAACGCGATCGCAGCGATTAGCTCTCATTTTGGTCTCTTAATCTGTTGCCGCATCCATCGCAGGGAACGATACTAATCGAACACCAACATCCAACTGTACGATCTCACTACGATCCACATTGGTCTGCAGGATCCAACACAGCAGGATGTTGGATGTGTAATCGATAGGATCACAAGCAAGGATTGTACCGGCTGTAGAGTTGGTGTCTACAGATGTAGAGCGTCATCTTGTTGGTTTATTTCCACCTAGTATTTTTGATCTTTTAAAAGATCAAATTATCTTTAACTTTTTCTTATTTAATATcacgatcatcatcatcatcatcatcatcgtctttGTTATTTGTAGCCTCGCCTTCCCTTCCCTCTTGATATGACGATCGTCATGACCCTCACATCTCCTATCTTGTTTATCCGTAACTATCAATTCGATGGGAGAATCGATGATGCCAAGATCTGATGATGGGAAAAATACACGAAGTTGAGGGCAGCGAGACAAAGGTGACAATCGATGAGGCAAAAGCCAGCGAAAAtattattatgtgaaaaataaaaaaaataaataaaaaattaggttttttttatagaaaatttGGTCAAATGCACATCTAAATATATTTTGTTTATGATATGATACTACGATTTTTTTATTGTCTTTAAGCTAATGTGATGGACTGTTAAACAAATGCAGCCATATTGTAAGCTGTAACAGAAATGGGCAATCTAATAAGCTAATACAACTTGCTCTTGAAACCCACTGACAAAGTATAGTGGAAGGTAGAGGGGGTTTGAATTCCACAAAGGAGGAGGGGAATTATGTTATTGCAAGAACATTACAGTGTGCAACTTGGGCAGATGGTGGTGTTCTCCACCAACAAAGTGGAGTGTTCTCCAAGAATTAATTACTTGAGCTCCATAACATTTTTATCAGATGaagggaagagaagagaagagaagagaaaattaTTGTGAGCTGAAGTCGAAAAAGAGATGTAATCAAATACCATGGTGGGGATGTATAAAATTGCTAGTCAAAAGGAAGAGGGATCAAAGATATGGCCACACAAAAGTCAAAATGCATAAAGAATCGAAAAGGACGACATGCTACAAAAGTGGTGTTTGATCTTATTGTGTATTGTTGCATCGAAGTGATTCCATGATTAATTTGTGCCGCTTCATGCGATGTCGTGTTCTCTGAATAATTTGTGGAGCTTATTCGCCATGCTCGCAAGCTTGGATAGGTTTTGTAGTGCTTCGCCAAAAGAGGAAAGCTCATGgcttggaaaaagttttttaaAGAGGCATAAGTGTGTATAATAATACATTGGACGATCAACTAACTCGTTGCTGCAACGAGATTTAGTGAGACAAACAAGGCTTAGAATGCAAAGAAGGCCAAGATTTCTTAGATCAAAAGTATTCTAAAGAGAAGCTTTCGGAAGGATGTCCAGCCATTCTTGGCTTTTATCGATCGTGTATCTAtcaccttctttctttcttttatttcgcTGCCTGACAACCATGTCTTTACAACACACCCACTCAATcctatcaagaaaaagaaaaagaagatcttTTTTAGGCAATCTACGAGCATCAAATTCAATCGATTGCACCCAAAAGCCTGGGGTCGTAGGGCactcactcactctctctctctctctctctccctccctccccggAAAAGAAACCAGATCCCCACAGGTTCCATAGGATACGTTGATCTTATTAGGAACTTTTGTCAAGTGGGAGAAAAGTAAGGTGTGATGAGAGAGACAATAGATCATGTGATTGAGGGCCATATTGATGCAGTGAGATGAGATGTAGTTGAAAACATACATGAATGCATGTGTGTTGAAGTACTAACAAGGTTGTGCCCTACACAGCATTAGCAGACTAAAATAAGCACCATCATATTCCAACAAGACAGCAAGCTCGTCATCAACATTTAACCATCCCCCATCCTctcatccctcaggttgcatagcCAAAGAAATCTTATCATTAACGACGGCGATAGCTTTATACCAAATACTGAAAGGTTGAGAATGATAATGgcgtaaaaaaaaaaacactcggaATGATGCTACCAAAACATCTACAGAGAATTAGCAACACAACATCTGAGGAAAAAAAACACCAGCTTTATCCAGACTTCTTCATTTCTTAATACAAGCCCCATAACCAAtcacaaaatagaagaaaaaatcaCCTTAAAAACATTCTGGAGTTAAGACAAATCAATTGTGAAAGGAAACATGCTGagtcaaaagaaaaataataataaagagtacattttatgaacgagttttcaCTAACACATACTCACTTGATTATCATATGTGGCCTTACAAAAGCCATATCCGTTCCTCACTTGGTAGAAGACTTGCACAAAATTAACGAGACCAACATTGTAAACACTGAGAGAGAGGTTTAACATCAATCCTATTAAGCAAGCGTACCTGCTTCACTGCAAGAAATAAAGGAATCAGTCGGTCAGCAAACTGTGCAGCTTTAATTCCCAGCATAGATTGCCACCATGGCATCTCATGAACAAGGATGCAGCTTTAATCCTATATCACCATGATCACAAAAGACGATCTTATAATGCACATGCTGTCAATTTGTTGGCACAAGTAATCCACAAGATTACGAGAAGCTGAAACAAAATTCAGGTTAAAATTAAAAACATCTACTCGGTTAAATCTCTCATCCCATCTAATATGGAACAGCAACATGCACAAGCACTAGAGAGACCACAAAATAACTGCCACTAGCAACTAATGATGCTGTCTACGGTATTACAGTGGCCTTGTCAAAACTTTCAAGAGTTAATTGCATGTGGACTATACAAAAATAGCAACGGTGCTATCTACCTTACAATCTGCAAAGTAAAGCTACATAAGGGCTTGCGTTTACCCCTCTTTTATCATGGGAATCAAAGTACGGCCAAACATATTATAAGCCTTACATGAGTTCCTACACCCAGCTCATGACTTCATCACCAGTCTCGTGGCTTCTTGATAGGCAAATGATACAATACAATCATCTCGGGACTGATCCACCAATGCGACAGTAGTGCGAAAATGGAAGTGGATTTGAATTTACCCGAGGAACAAGTGAACATCAACTATTAATCATATAGAAACTCAAGTTTGGCCCTTTCTCTTGCGCTTCTTCCCAGCCAAAGCCTCACTCTCTTGTACCTTTGGTGTTGTATCTGAGCGCACCTTAACCAATGTCTCGGATTCTCGAACCTTAGCTTTCCCCTTCTCGGAACCAACATTGGACTTCGATTCACTACCAGTTTTCGGAGTGGTAATGCCTCTTGATTTAAGGCCTGTCTTTGTGCTGTCTGCACTTGATTTACCTTTTGGTGCATCCTTTTTGACCTTGCTGCTAGCACTGAGACCACTATCAGTTGACCTGCCTGTGGACTTGGGAGTGCCATCCATGGATTTTCTGATTGACTTGTGCGCATTATCCTTGGACCCACCTCTGGTTTTAGAGGTAGCTTTATCCTTGAAAATACCACCCTTGCTCTTCTTATCATCGTCCTTGATCTTAGTGCCAGATCTAAAACTACCATCTTTGGGTTTGCTTGTTGCCTTCTCTTTTAGTTTACTTGAAGTGCTGGGGTTATCGTCAAGGTTTGAAACAGCAGCTTTAGGTGGCCTACCTCTACGGTGACTGCTGGATGGTGAGCCATTGACAGCCAATCAAAATCA comes from the Musa acuminata AAA Group cultivar baxijiao chromosome BXJ1-10, Cavendish_Baxijiao_AAA, whole genome shotgun sequence genome and includes:
- the LOC103969093 gene encoding bHLH transcription factor RHL1-like is translated as MQPSSKEMQAMVGGLPASAVAAHIALQELHNGGAADHDDFLDQMMSGLAPAWQMGLGGYDEASLLTSRLRQHQAAGGGSPPPTGKSMLLQLNHHHYAHHASPQQQLLLQSMGLPPAGGGGDSGGFLPLPLSLGSGGSRDSGLLFDRSREEVDAPFKSSDSTEAEALYNGLGESLQRAAQAPNHHQHFPHPQNHRGAPPAASGSPSTGGGAVPPRPRVRARRGQATDPHSIAERLRRERIAERMKALQELVPNANKTDKASMLDEIIDYVKFLQLQVKVLSMSRLGGAAAVAPLVADMSSEAGAGRGGADGAAADDGLTAAENQVTKLLEEDMGSAMQYLQGKGLCLMPISLASAISSATCHPRPPIPGGLSQLIRRTAPSPHAAGDAPSSPSMSALTVQSTNGGGDADVSRPSRCKD